The Apodemus sylvaticus chromosome 5, mApoSyl1.1, whole genome shotgun sequence genome has a segment encoding these proteins:
- the LOC127684802 gene encoding olfactory receptor 8H1-like has translation MNAWNHTNEPEFTLVGLTDSKEIQLVLSVLFLLIYMLTVLGNIGMILIVYLDVQLHTPMYFFISHLSFLDLSYSTVITPKTLQNLLTSIKYISFLGCFTQLYFFVLLAAAECFILSSMAYDRYVAICNPLQYPVIMSSRRSYALIAMSYMIGTMDSSVTVFSLSTLNFCNSKVIHHFFCDTFPILALSCSDAYVAEATIFILAGSTLLLSLITISSSYVSIISTVLKINSSSGKHKAFSTCASHLIGVTVFYGTMIFTYLKPSKSYSLGKDQVASVFYTIVIPMLNPLIYSLRNKEVKSAVIRVMKKREYTQKF, from the coding sequence ATGAATGCCTGGAATCACACAAATGAACCTGAGTTCACACTTGTGGGACTGACAGATTCTAAGGAGATTCAGCTGGTCCTCTCTGTACTTTTTCTCCTGATATACATGCTCACTGTGTTGGGGAACATAGGCATGATACTGATCGTTTATCTAGATGTCCAGCTTCATACTCCAATGTATTTTTTCATCTCCCACTTGTCATTCCTTGACCTCAGTTATTCAACTGTCATCACACCTAAAACCTTACAGAACCTGTTGACttccataaaatatatttccttctTGGGGTGCTTCACCCAATTGTATTTCTTTGTCCTCTTGGCAGCTGCTGAATGTTTTATACTCTCAtcaatggcctatgaccgctatgtagCTATCTGCAATCCTCTACAGTATCCAGTTATTATGTCCTCTAGGCGCTCATATGCTCTCATTGCTATGTCCTACATGATTGGAACTATGGACTCCTCTGTCACTGTCTTTTCCTTAAGTACACTGAATTTCTGTAACTCCAAGGTAATTCATCATTTCTTTTGTGACACATTCCCAATTTTAGCTCTGTCCTGCAGTGATGCCTATGTTGCAGAAGCTACTATATTTATTTTAGCTGGTTCTACTCTATTGCTGTCCCTTATCACAATATCCTCATCCTATGTGTCTATTATCTCTACAGTTTTGAAGATAAATTCTTCTTCAGGTAAGCACAAAGCCTTCTCCACTTGTGCCTCACATCTTATAGGAGTCACTGTTTTTTATGGTACAATGATCTTTACTTATTTAAAACCAAGTAAGTCCTACTCCCTAGGAAAGGACCAAGTAGCTTCTGTTTTTTATACAATTGTGATTCCCATGCTGAACCCACTTATTTATagtctcagaaacaaagaagtaaaaagtGCTGTCATTAGAGTTATGAAGAAGAGAGAGTATACCCAGAAATTTTAA